A genomic region of uncultured Paludibaculum sp. contains the following coding sequences:
- a CDS encoding TetR/AcrR family transcriptional regulator, with amino-acid sequence MLADANFEAPAVGKPRLKSGERRAAIIRTAVETFAQRGFRGTTTRELASAVGVSEPVLYQHFATKRELYTAIVDHMVAEASQTFDLSVRKVNGEQDDVGLLQALGEMILGWYLDDPAQIRLLLFSGLEGHELAELWHERATTQFKAFIASYMERRIRQGAFRGFDPQTLAFAFVGPIAHYGLVSTVFRCPLPERPKADVVREFVDLFLNGIRPRAEGEQ; translated from the coding sequence ATGTTAGCGGACGCTAATTTCGAGGCCCCGGCTGTCGGTAAGCCCAGACTGAAGAGTGGAGAGCGCCGGGCCGCCATCATCCGGACGGCGGTGGAGACGTTTGCGCAGCGTGGGTTTCGCGGCACGACGACGAGGGAACTGGCCTCCGCCGTTGGTGTGAGCGAGCCGGTGCTTTATCAGCACTTTGCGACGAAGCGGGAGCTCTACACGGCGATTGTGGATCACATGGTGGCGGAAGCCTCGCAGACGTTCGACCTGAGCGTACGTAAGGTGAATGGCGAGCAGGACGATGTGGGCTTGCTCCAGGCATTGGGCGAGATGATCCTCGGCTGGTATCTGGATGATCCGGCCCAGATCCGGCTGTTGCTGTTCAGCGGACTGGAAGGTCATGAACTGGCGGAGCTGTGGCACGAACGGGCCACAACGCAGTTCAAGGCGTTTATCGCGTCCTACATGGAGCGGCGCATCAGACAAGGCGCCTTCCGCGGGTTCGACCCGCAAACCCTTGCGTTCGCCTTCGTGGGGCCCATCGCCCACTACGGGCTGGTTTCAACCGTGTTCCGCTGCCCGCTGCCGGAGCGTCCCAAGGCGGACGTGGTGCGGGAGTTTGTTGATTTATTTCTGAATGGCATCCGCCCACGCGCGGAAGGAGAGCAGTAG
- a CDS encoding CotH kinase family protein, translating into MKINKFVLYGLFALITIANCAAQVPDSVIDCSSKLYDSTVVQTMDLTLSADDWALLKQNYNENTNYKGSMNWGGIAVSDVAIRSRGSSSRSGVKPSLKITIDKYVDDATFLLQKSLVLLNMVQDPPMLRDYLSMQMFRRAGIPAPRSAYVKVTVNGEFQGLFLLVEDIDTPFLARNFYTNSGWLYEYNLNNIYHFEDRGDDPAAYTPDPFELKTNKKTPNAEELAAFVQSVNRTTPEIFIDDVSPHLDINRLLRHVAVETYLAEIDGIAGVVGANNFYLYQPGAGAPFEFIPWDKSATLYYWDEGIYERLDENMILRAALQVPDLKRRYLSHLSEVTRLAGGKGGWLDRLATQAIALTRESALADPNKPYTNTEYTEALDTTVSCIRDRYTFLLDVLAAEGIQKPGTTEAGNPTQ; encoded by the coding sequence ATGAAAATAAACAAGTTTGTATTGTATGGACTGTTTGCATTGATCACCATTGCAAATTGCGCCGCTCAGGTTCCCGACTCAGTCATCGACTGCTCCTCAAAGCTCTACGACTCCACCGTCGTCCAAACGATGGACCTTACGCTGAGCGCTGATGATTGGGCGCTGTTGAAGCAAAACTACAACGAAAACACGAACTACAAAGGCTCCATGAACTGGGGCGGCATCGCTGTCTCCGATGTCGCCATCCGCAGCCGGGGCTCGTCCAGCCGTTCCGGCGTAAAGCCGTCGCTCAAGATCACTATCGATAAGTACGTCGATGACGCCACATTTCTCCTGCAGAAGTCGCTGGTGCTGCTCAACATGGTGCAGGACCCGCCCATGCTGCGCGATTACCTCAGCATGCAAATGTTCCGCCGCGCCGGCATCCCCGCGCCCCGCAGCGCCTATGTGAAGGTGACGGTCAATGGCGAATTCCAGGGACTTTTCCTGTTGGTGGAGGATATCGATACCCCGTTCCTGGCTCGCAACTTCTACACCAATTCGGGTTGGCTGTATGAGTACAACTTGAACAATATCTATCACTTCGAGGATCGTGGCGACGATCCTGCCGCCTATACGCCAGATCCCTTCGAACTGAAAACCAACAAGAAAACACCGAACGCGGAGGAGCTTGCCGCTTTCGTCCAGTCCGTCAATCGCACTACACCGGAGATCTTCATCGACGATGTCTCTCCGCACCTCGACATCAACCGCCTGTTGCGCCACGTAGCGGTGGAGACCTATCTGGCCGAAATCGACGGCATCGCCGGCGTCGTCGGAGCCAACAACTTCTACCTTTATCAGCCGGGCGCCGGGGCGCCCTTTGAGTTCATTCCTTGGGACAAGAGCGCCACGCTCTACTACTGGGATGAAGGCATATACGAGCGCCTGGATGAGAACATGATCCTCCGCGCTGCCCTCCAGGTGCCGGACCTCAAACGGCGCTATCTGTCTCATCTCAGCGAAGTGACCCGCCTCGCCGGCGGCAAGGGCGGCTGGCTCGACCGGCTCGCCACGCAGGCCATCGCGCTGACCAGGGAATCGGCCCTCGCCGATCCGAATAAACCCTACACCAACACGGAATACACCGAGGCGTTGGACACCACCGTTTCCTGCATCCGCGACCGCTATACGTTCCTGCTGGACGTCTTGGCCGCGGAGGGTATCCAGAAACCGGGCACCACCGAGGCCGGAAACCCCACCCAATGA
- a CDS encoding efflux RND transporter permease subunit — translation MQRLAEICIKRPVFATMLILALMVIGMASYRQLGVDYFPKVEFPYVNITTTLAGASPEEVETQVTKPLEEVVNTISGIDELNSTSAEGVSIISIAFLLEKDPEVAAQEVRDKINTVLGQLPKDAKPPIVEKIATDAAPVLNVVVSANRELREITKLSDDGLKKNIESISGVGQVRFVGERKRQIQVVVDGEKLYSYNLNIEQVRAALAAQNIEIPGGRIDEGNRELSLRTMGRVERPVDFERIVVGNLNGAPIRVADIGQVVDGFEEPRSLARLNGESAVVLAVRKQSGTNSLDVIAAVKARIEQLKKSLPPDFKITYARDQSGFIEAAFEAVQEHLVLGGIFAGIIVMLFIRNWRSTLIAAIAIPTSIISTFTLLNYMGFTLNQITMLALTLVVGIVIDDAIVVLENIFRYMEEKNMTAMEAAVHGTREIGLAVMATTLSLIIIFIPIALMPGIVGRFMSSFGYTAAFAIGISLLVSFTLTPMLCSRFLRLGKKHDTKAGFFHKYMSMPYHVMLAWSLRHRWVIVVVSIVVVLSTWPMMSHMGVDFLPVEDQSEFEVTVRMPVGSSLEGTTQVMALIEKDIRTLPGVRDMLTTIGADQRRQVDRGSIIVELVDTSERKESQRVLMDTTREKLKKYKDLIVGVQLPSLISGGADRDFMYSIQGPDLAKLEQYAKRLMTKLNTIQGMADLELTYESGKPEVRVQINRDKAADLNVNVAQVANAMRVLVGGDDQVTTYREGDDRYDVLLRVSKPFRNSQQALERLFVPSATLGNVPISNVASMELGTGPTSIDRWNRQRRVLIQGSLNKGLALSDLLNTVSEEMVKMNLPPEYRHGAVGRSKELGKAVTNFLFAFMLSIVFMYMILAANYESFVDPITILLSLPLSIPFALLSLFLAGENFSVVYTSLGILVLFGIVKKNSILQVDHIKGLRREGVPRLEAIYRGCDDRLRPILMTTAALIAGMLPLAFGSGAGAGTRRTVAIVVIGGQAMALILTLVVTPVAYTLFDDFAEFFKRRARRKQVIQPVTAMLLILLLVSYSPLRAQQKQQDLTFPKNVEMEKVLEEVSKAGRVGVSAAQRSLSVQDAVQMALKNNLEIELERTNISTSVSSLKGARGAFDSVVLFQPSLQANNSPAASSLAAANGKVSEHYLTNNLSVKQKTPWQGLSFHVDFDNQRQSTNNPFVSLNPNFTSRLTAGFTMPLWRYRDLDNDRAVLKIRTKQKLQSQTDFETKVIDVIARTQAAYWDLAASIEDAVVAADGVRLARDQHERNQRQISAGTLAPVELAASEAELQRRIDNYVTAIGMVTSAENDLKVILTPDRNDPLWGERLMPSERTTLETPIEDLKQAMTIALEKRTELRSLELRTQQNDVQKDLARSGTRPQVNLNANYINSGLAGTVPATSSGGFAAALGPLFSRVNDLSTIAGLPELPAINIGGSVPPSFVGGYGQGLSNLFSGNYQSVQAGLTIEWTPRNRTAEAQFEQTAIMERRLKLTRMQLEQGISAQVRNSLQALETARQRMEAARAAEKAAAEKLESEIRLFQTGESTNFLVLTRQNELLDTRRRLVGSFLLRNKAVARLQQVLGTTLEANKVELH, via the coding sequence ATGCAAAGACTAGCAGAGATCTGCATCAAGCGCCCTGTTTTCGCCACCATGCTGATTCTGGCATTGATGGTGATCGGCATGGCCAGCTATCGCCAGTTGGGCGTGGACTATTTCCCCAAGGTGGAGTTTCCATACGTCAACATTACGACGACTCTGGCCGGCGCTTCGCCGGAAGAGGTGGAGACGCAGGTGACGAAGCCGTTGGAAGAGGTGGTAAACACCATCAGCGGCATTGACGAATTGAACTCGACGTCGGCTGAAGGTGTGTCGATCATCTCCATTGCGTTCCTGCTGGAGAAGGATCCGGAAGTGGCGGCGCAGGAGGTGCGGGACAAGATCAACACCGTCCTGGGCCAGCTACCCAAGGACGCCAAGCCTCCGATTGTCGAGAAGATCGCGACGGACGCGGCGCCCGTGTTGAATGTCGTGGTCTCGGCCAACCGCGAGTTGCGGGAGATCACAAAGCTGTCGGACGACGGGCTGAAGAAGAACATCGAGTCGATCAGCGGCGTGGGCCAGGTGCGTTTCGTCGGCGAGCGCAAGCGGCAGATTCAGGTGGTGGTGGACGGCGAGAAGCTGTATTCCTACAACCTGAACATCGAGCAGGTGCGGGCAGCGCTTGCGGCCCAGAATATCGAAATCCCTGGCGGACGCATCGACGAGGGGAATCGCGAGCTGTCGCTGCGTACGATGGGCCGCGTGGAGCGGCCGGTGGACTTCGAACGCATTGTCGTGGGCAATCTGAACGGCGCGCCGATCCGCGTAGCGGACATCGGACAGGTGGTGGATGGCTTTGAAGAGCCGCGTTCGCTGGCCCGGTTGAACGGCGAGAGCGCGGTGGTGCTGGCGGTCCGCAAGCAGTCGGGCACGAACTCGCTGGACGTGATCGCGGCGGTGAAGGCGCGCATCGAGCAGTTGAAGAAGTCGCTGCCGCCGGATTTCAAGATCACCTACGCCCGCGACCAGTCGGGATTCATCGAAGCAGCGTTTGAAGCGGTGCAGGAGCATCTGGTGCTGGGCGGCATCTTCGCCGGCATCATCGTGATGCTGTTCATCCGCAACTGGCGTTCGACGCTGATTGCGGCCATCGCGATTCCAACATCGATCATTTCCACGTTCACGCTGCTGAATTACATGGGGTTCACGCTGAACCAGATCACCATGCTGGCATTGACGCTGGTGGTTGGCATCGTGATCGACGACGCCATTGTCGTGCTCGAGAACATCTTCCGCTACATGGAAGAGAAGAACATGACGGCGATGGAGGCGGCGGTTCACGGCACGCGGGAGATCGGCCTGGCGGTCATGGCCACCACGTTGAGCCTGATCATCATCTTTATCCCCATCGCGCTGATGCCCGGCATTGTGGGCCGGTTCATGTCGAGCTTCGGCTATACGGCGGCGTTCGCCATCGGCATTTCACTGCTGGTCAGCTTCACTCTGACGCCGATGCTGTGCTCGCGCTTCCTGCGGCTGGGCAAGAAGCATGACACGAAGGCTGGCTTCTTCCACAAGTACATGTCGATGCCCTACCACGTGATGCTGGCGTGGTCGCTGCGGCACCGCTGGGTGATCGTGGTGGTATCGATCGTGGTGGTGCTTTCCACATGGCCAATGATGAGCCACATGGGCGTCGACTTCCTGCCGGTGGAAGATCAAAGCGAGTTTGAAGTGACGGTGCGCATGCCCGTGGGCAGTTCGTTGGAAGGCACCACGCAGGTGATGGCACTGATCGAGAAGGACATCCGGACGCTGCCAGGCGTGCGCGACATGCTCACCACCATCGGCGCCGATCAGCGGCGGCAGGTGGACCGTGGGTCCATCATCGTAGAACTGGTGGACACCAGCGAGCGCAAGGAGAGCCAGCGCGTGCTGATGGACACGACACGCGAGAAGTTGAAGAAGTACAAGGATCTGATCGTGGGCGTGCAGTTGCCGTCGTTGATCTCGGGCGGCGCGGACCGCGACTTCATGTACTCCATCCAGGGTCCGGACCTCGCCAAGCTGGAGCAGTACGCCAAACGGCTGATGACGAAGCTGAACACGATTCAGGGCATGGCCGATCTGGAACTGACCTACGAATCGGGCAAGCCGGAAGTGCGCGTTCAGATCAACCGCGACAAGGCGGCGGATCTGAATGTGAACGTAGCCCAGGTGGCGAACGCCATGCGCGTGCTGGTGGGCGGCGACGACCAGGTGACCACCTATCGGGAAGGGGACGACCGCTACGACGTGCTGCTGCGCGTCTCCAAGCCGTTCCGCAATTCCCAGCAGGCGTTGGAGCGCCTCTTTGTTCCCTCAGCGACGCTGGGCAATGTTCCGATCTCCAATGTGGCCTCGATGGAACTGGGCACGGGTCCGACGTCGATCGACCGCTGGAATCGCCAGCGGCGCGTGTTGATCCAAGGCAGTTTGAACAAGGGCCTGGCGCTCAGCGACCTGTTGAACACTGTGAGCGAGGAGATGGTGAAGATGAACCTGCCGCCGGAATACCGCCACGGAGCGGTGGGCCGGTCGAAGGAACTCGGCAAGGCGGTGACGAACTTCCTGTTCGCCTTCATGCTGTCCATCGTGTTCATGTACATGATTCTGGCGGCGAACTACGAGAGCTTTGTGGATCCCATCACGATTCTGCTCAGCCTGCCGCTGTCAATTCCATTCGCCCTATTGAGCCTGTTCCTGGCGGGTGAAAACTTCTCGGTGGTCTATACATCGCTGGGCATCCTGGTGCTGTTCGGCATCGTGAAGAAGAACTCGATTCTGCAGGTGGACCACATCAAGGGTCTGCGGCGGGAGGGCGTACCGAGGCTGGAGGCGATCTACCGCGGCTGCGACGACCGGTTGCGGCCCATTCTCATGACCACGGCGGCATTGATTGCAGGCATGCTGCCGCTGGCATTCGGATCGGGCGCCGGCGCGGGCACACGTCGAACGGTCGCCATCGTCGTCATCGGTGGGCAGGCCATGGCTCTCATCCTGACGCTGGTGGTGACGCCTGTGGCGTACACACTCTTCGATGATTTTGCCGAGTTCTTCAAACGGCGGGCACGGCGGAAGCAGGTGATCCAACCGGTCACGGCCATGCTGCTGATCCTGCTGCTGGTTTCGTACTCTCCCCTGCGCGCTCAGCAGAAACAGCAGGATCTCACCTTCCCCAAAAACGTGGAGATGGAGAAGGTTCTGGAAGAGGTTTCGAAGGCTGGACGCGTGGGTGTCAGTGCCGCACAGCGCAGCCTCTCGGTACAGGACGCCGTCCAGATGGCGTTGAAGAACAATCTGGAGATCGAACTGGAACGAACCAACATTTCCACTTCGGTTTCGAGTTTGAAAGGCGCGCGCGGCGCCTTCGACTCGGTGGTGCTGTTCCAGCCGTCGCTGCAAGCTAACAACTCGCCGGCGGCCAGCAGCCTGGCCGCGGCCAATGGCAAGGTCAGCGAGCACTATCTGACCAACAACCTGTCGGTGAAGCAGAAGACTCCGTGGCAGGGGCTGTCGTTCCATGTGGATTTCGACAACCAGCGGCAGAGCACAAACAATCCGTTCGTCTCGCTGAACCCGAACTTCACATCGCGGCTGACGGCGGGGTTCACGATGCCGTTGTGGCGGTACAGGGACCTGGACAATGACCGGGCGGTGTTGAAGATCCGGACGAAGCAGAAGCTGCAATCGCAGACCGACTTCGAGACGAAGGTGATCGACGTGATTGCGCGCACGCAGGCAGCGTACTGGGATCTGGCCGCGTCCATCGAGGACGCGGTGGTAGCGGCCGACGGCGTGCGCCTGGCTCGCGACCAGCATGAACGCAACCAGCGGCAGATTTCCGCGGGCACACTGGCGCCTGTGGAGTTGGCGGCGTCCGAGGCGGAATTGCAGCGGCGCATCGACAACTACGTGACGGCGATCGGCATGGTGACCAGCGCTGAGAACGATCTCAAGGTGATCCTCACGCCGGACCGCAACGATCCGCTGTGGGGCGAGCGGCTGATGCCGTCGGAACGCACCACGCTGGAAACGCCCATCGAAGATCTGAAGCAGGCAATGACCATCGCGCTGGAGAAACGGACCGAGTTGCGGTCGCTGGAACTGCGGACGCAGCAGAATGATGTCCAAAAGGATCTGGCGCGTAGCGGCACCCGTCCGCAGGTGAACCTGAACGCAAACTACATCAACTCGGGACTGGCGGGCACCGTGCCGGCTACTTCGAGTGGTGGCTTCGCGGCAGCGCTTGGCCCGCTGTTCAGCCGCGTGAACGATCTGTCAACGATTGCGGGCCTGCCTGAGTTGCCGGCGATCAACATTGGCGGATCGGTTCCTCCGTCGTTTGTCGGGGGCTATGGACAGGGCCTGTCGAATCTGTTCAGTGGAAATTATCAGTCGGTGCAGGCTGGACTCACCATTGAATGGACGCCGAGGAATCGGACGGCCGAAGCTCAGTTCGAACAGACGGCGATCATGGAACGCCGACTGAAACTCACACGGATGCAGTTGGAACAGGGCATTTCGGCGCAGGTACGGAATTCGCTGCAGGCACTGGAGACGGCCCGGCAGCGGATGGAAGCGGCGCGAGCGGCCGAGAAGGCGGCGGCGGAGAAACTGGAAAGCGAGATCCGCCTGTTCCAGACAGGCGAGAGTACGAACTTTCTGGTGCTGACCCGGCAGAACGAACTACTGGACACCCGGCGCCGGCTGGTGGGGTCGTTCCTGTTGAGAAATAAGGCAGTTGCTCGGCTGCAGCAGGTTCTAGGCACGACGCTGGAAGCCAACAAGGTGGAGTTGCACTAA
- a CDS encoding efflux RND transporter periplasmic adaptor subunit gives MSRAFSLTVLFLSILLAAGCGKKDPQAAKATTAPDPISIKTATAVAQTVERAIMATGSLQPDETTTVSSEVPGRITKLNFDFGQTVKKGQILAELDTQELALQVERARGSLAQAMARVGIDPTKDDIPDTTPQTRQAKAQMEDAKSKYENAAKLVKTGDISTERFTELEKAYRARWAALEATQDELRTQLAAIRSLRADVKLAEKRLRDATVVAPFDGIVQTKHVSPGQYIKENVAIYTVVKATPLRLRAEIPESGVSEIHVGTTLEFTTEAVPNATFKAVVRELNPALDNRSRTLTAEARLLNGDARLKPGSFVQVRLVTNKAFPVIAVPKDAVYTVAGLNKFFSVENGKAVEHKIPQILGTNGMVEMPEGTITAGAQVAISNLAMLTNGAPVRTTGQN, from the coding sequence ATGTCGCGCGCTTTTTCGCTGACCGTCCTTTTCCTTTCCATCCTATTGGCCGCCGGCTGCGGCAAGAAAGATCCGCAGGCAGCCAAAGCCACAACCGCACCCGACCCCATTTCAATCAAGACGGCCACGGCGGTGGCCCAGACGGTGGAGCGCGCCATTATGGCGACGGGTTCGCTGCAGCCCGATGAAACGACGACGGTGAGCTCGGAAGTGCCGGGCCGCATCACCAAGCTGAACTTTGATTTCGGCCAAACCGTGAAGAAGGGTCAGATTCTGGCCGAGCTCGATACGCAGGAACTGGCATTGCAGGTGGAGCGTGCGCGTGGCTCCCTGGCGCAGGCGATGGCGCGGGTGGGCATCGATCCCACGAAGGACGACATTCCGGACACCACGCCGCAGACCCGGCAGGCGAAAGCGCAGATGGAAGACGCGAAATCAAAGTATGAGAACGCGGCCAAGCTGGTGAAGACCGGCGACATCAGTACCGAGCGTTTTACTGAGCTGGAAAAAGCGTATCGGGCCCGATGGGCTGCTCTGGAGGCGACGCAGGACGAGCTGCGGACGCAACTGGCGGCCATCCGGTCGTTGCGCGCGGACGTCAAACTGGCCGAGAAACGGCTGAGGGACGCGACGGTGGTGGCTCCGTTTGACGGCATCGTACAGACGAAGCACGTGTCGCCGGGACAGTACATCAAGGAAAATGTCGCGATCTATACGGTGGTGAAGGCCACGCCGCTGCGGCTGCGGGCGGAGATCCCGGAGTCGGGGGTGTCGGAGATCCATGTCGGGACGACGCTGGAGTTCACAACCGAGGCGGTGCCCAATGCGACCTTCAAGGCCGTGGTGCGAGAGTTGAATCCGGCACTGGACAACCGTTCGCGCACGCTGACGGCGGAAGCGCGTTTGTTGAATGGCGACGCACGGCTGAAGCCGGGTTCGTTCGTGCAGGTACGCCTGGTGACGAACAAGGCCTTCCCGGTGATCGCCGTGCCGAAGGATGCCGTGTATACGGTGGCCGGTTTGAACAAGTTTTTCTCGGTGGAGAATGGCAAGGCCGTGGAGCACAAGATCCCGCAGATTCTGGGTACGAATGGAATGGTGGAGATGCCGGAAGGCACCATCACGGCGGGTGCCCAGGTGGCGATTTCCAACCTGGCGATGTTAACGAACGGCGCCCCGGTGCGGACCACCGGTCAGAACTAG
- a CDS encoding metallophosphoesterase: MTHHGRRLFLKAILAGVAGARVLRSAPQPATARLQFLPGGGASLLWVVTERGSGTVSWRYGAHDWTPVTMVVRPLPPEITGLEAELDLLVARLPDLPPETDIEYALEWNGAPAGEGAFRTPGPHGPTATFLALGDSGTQMPEQYAIAAAMNAETDADFVLHVGDMGYPAGSFIDLRDAYLKPYAAQMARIPFYSCPGNHEYYTDVLRPYMKLRVGPDDEWSYYSVQHGPVHVIAVDSNDPVMPDPELNRMLQWLERQLAESTSFWRVVIFHHVPYTAGLHKDDEFVDLARRRLAPLVERYAVPLVVNGHEHFYQRTCPVKDGLPAPDGAGTTYIVTGGGGAPLYPFRVHPLTAFGDSVFEYVKVHIDGLRMVVTALDRNRVEFDRVAIAPLPAIRDVVNAADLRPALAPGSLAVLRGFHFPPDRPVRLRCGGELVDVIDSGAVTTEFQIPYQAGPILRVQVDTPNGAVESEVRIVPLAPALFPADRRSPAVPGSYSAVLATGLGTLTGEVPEAPLTLSLSATLVPASAVPTALPGVFRIEFQVPADVPEPVMEIRLGAAAEWSAPIVVPVAVPFARPAPPNPEQSA; encoded by the coding sequence ATGACCCATCACGGGCGCCGTCTCTTTCTCAAGGCCATTCTGGCGGGAGTGGCCGGCGCCCGAGTCCTGCGTTCCGCTCCACAACCCGCCACCGCCCGCCTGCAATTCCTGCCGGGCGGTGGCGCCTCCCTGCTTTGGGTTGTGACGGAACGCGGCTCAGGCACCGTTTCCTGGCGGTACGGAGCACACGACTGGACACCGGTCACGATGGTGGTGCGTCCCCTGCCGCCTGAGATCACGGGGCTCGAGGCCGAACTCGACCTACTCGTCGCGCGTCTGCCCGACCTGCCGCCCGAAACGGACATTGAATACGCCCTGGAGTGGAACGGCGCACCTGCCGGTGAAGGTGCGTTCCGCACGCCCGGCCCACATGGCCCCACCGCCACATTCCTCGCGCTGGGCGATTCCGGGACCCAAATGCCCGAGCAGTACGCCATCGCCGCGGCCATGAACGCTGAAACCGACGCGGATTTCGTCCTCCATGTCGGTGACATGGGTTATCCGGCCGGCAGCTTCATTGACCTGCGCGACGCCTACCTGAAGCCCTACGCGGCGCAGATGGCGCGCATCCCCTTCTACTCCTGTCCCGGCAATCACGAGTACTACACCGACGTCCTGCGTCCCTACATGAAACTGCGCGTCGGCCCCGACGATGAATGGAGCTACTACTCCGTCCAGCATGGCCCCGTCCACGTCATCGCCGTGGATTCCAACGATCCCGTCATGCCGGACCCGGAATTGAACCGTATGTTGCAGTGGCTCGAGCGGCAGTTGGCGGAAAGCACCTCGTTCTGGCGTGTTGTCATCTTTCACCACGTGCCCTACACCGCCGGGCTCCATAAGGACGATGAGTTTGTCGACCTGGCCCGGCGGCGCCTCGCCCCTCTCGTCGAGCGCTATGCCGTGCCGCTGGTCGTGAACGGCCACGAGCACTTCTACCAGCGCACCTGCCCGGTGAAAGACGGCTTGCCGGCTCCGGATGGCGCAGGCACCACCTACATCGTCACCGGCGGGGGAGGTGCGCCCCTATATCCGTTCCGCGTCCACCCACTCACGGCCTTCGGCGATTCCGTTTTCGAATACGTAAAAGTGCACATCGACGGCCTGCGCATGGTGGTCACGGCGCTCGACCGCAATCGTGTGGAGTTCGACCGTGTGGCGATCGCGCCCCTGCCCGCGATCCGGGACGTCGTGAATGCCGCCGACCTGCGGCCCGCCCTGGCCCCCGGCTCGCTCGCCGTTCTGCGTGGTTTTCACTTCCCGCCAGACCGGCCGGTGCGTCTGCGCTGCGGTGGGGAACTGGTTGACGTCATCGACTCCGGCGCCGTCACCACCGAGTTCCAGATTCCCTATCAGGCCGGGCCCATCCTGCGCGTCCAGGTGGACACGCCCAACGGCGCCGTGGAGAGCGAAGTGCGAATCGTGCCGCTTGCCCCTGCCCTGTTTCCGGCCGATCGGCGGAGCCCCGCCGTGCCGGGATCCTATTCCGCCGTCCTCGCGACAGGCCTGGGCACGCTAACGGGAGAGGTCCCCGAGGCCCCACTGACCCTGAGCCTGAGCGCTACGCTTGTCCCTGCCTCCGCCGTGCCCACGGCCCTGCCGGGCGTGTTTCGAATCGAGTTTCAAGTGCCGGCCGACGTGCCGGAGCCAGTCATGGAAATACGTCTCGGTGCAGCTGCCGAATGGAGTGCGCCCATTGTCGTACCCGTCGCCGTGCCATTTGCCCGGCCGGCTCCACCTAATCCCGAACAATCAGCTTGA
- a CDS encoding DNA starvation/stationary phase protection protein, with protein METLNIVLKRELALLLRTWNYHWNVEGPLFPSLHKLFEAQYDELQELVDEVAERIRALGGVAPMQVSIDLTSAESTSHMLDALADAHESLSAQMRTEWVPALSEAGDPGTADLLTRALQLHDKAAWMLRATAK; from the coding sequence ATGGAAACCTTAAACATCGTCCTCAAACGCGAACTGGCCCTGCTCCTCCGGACCTGGAACTACCACTGGAACGTAGAGGGGCCTTTGTTCCCGAGTCTCCACAAACTTTTCGAGGCGCAATACGACGAACTGCAGGAACTGGTCGACGAAGTCGCCGAGCGCATCCGCGCTTTGGGCGGCGTCGCGCCCATGCAGGTGAGCATCGACCTTACTAGCGCCGAAAGCACCAGTCATATGCTGGATGCCCTCGCAGACGCGCACGAAAGTCTCAGCGCGCAGATGCGCACGGAATGGGTGCCGGCCCTGAGCGAAGCCGGCGATCCCGGCACAGCCGATCTGCTCACCCGTGCCCTGCAACTCCACGACAAGGCCGCCTGGATGCTCCGCGCCACGGCCAAATAA